One genomic segment of uncultured Desulfobacter sp. includes these proteins:
- the clpP gene encoding ATP-dependent Clp endopeptidase proteolytic subunit ClpP has translation MPLIPMVVEQSNRGERAYDIYSRLLKDRIIFLGSPIDNEIANLIVAQMLFLESEDPEKDINFYINSPGGVVTAGMAIYDTIQYIKPDVATVCIGQAASMGALLLTAGTSGKRFALPNARIMIHQPLGGAQGQATDIKIQATEILRMKDVLNEIIATHTGQDIEKVAADTERDFFMSGEQALEYGIIDRVVSDRSQLEQASEQGASKES, from the coding sequence GTGCCTCTTATTCCAATGGTTGTTGAGCAGAGCAACAGGGGAGAACGTGCCTATGATATCTATTCACGGCTTTTAAAAGACAGGATTATTTTTTTGGGATCTCCCATAGACAATGAAATTGCCAACCTCATTGTTGCACAGATGCTGTTTCTTGAATCCGAGGATCCTGAGAAAGATATCAATTTTTATATCAATTCCCCTGGCGGCGTTGTGACAGCAGGTATGGCCATTTATGACACCATCCAGTACATCAAGCCGGATGTGGCGACGGTGTGTATCGGCCAGGCAGCCAGTATGGGAGCGTTACTTCTCACTGCCGGAACATCCGGCAAAAGGTTTGCCTTGCCTAATGCCAGGATTATGATTCATCAGCCGCTGGGCGGTGCCCAGGGTCAGGCCACTGACATAAAGATTCAGGCGACTGAAATTTTAAGAATGAAAGATGTTTTGAACGAAATTATAGCAACGCATACGGGACAGGACATCGAAAAGGTTGCAGCTGATACGGAACGTGATTTTTTCATGTCTGGTGAGCAAGCTTTGGAATACGGCATTATTGACCGTGTGGTCAGTGACAGAAGCCAATTGGAACAGGCCTCTGAGCAGGGGGCGTCAAAGGAGTCATAA
- the pstS gene encoding phosphate ABC transporter substrate-binding protein PstS has translation MKLKSLLNVALSAAVAASFMIAGSATASTTKITGAGASFPAPIYSEWFKDLAKKTNGEIRVDYQSIGSGSGIKNFIAHTVDFGASDAAMKQSEIDQVPEGVQLLPMTAGEIVLAYNLPGIDGLKLPRDVYPQIFLGKITKWNDAKIVAANPGVKLPDTPITVVVRSDKSGTTFGFTGHLSAISSDFKSAVGQGKMVQWTARNMVKGKKNDGVSSAVRQTPGAIGYTEYGFAKLNKLPTACLENKTGKFVCPGPEGGAAALANAVLPENMIVFINDPAGDASYPIATFTWMLLYKKNKSPELAAALRKMVEYCLDEGQKIADKAGYIPLPESVVEKVRAASKNIQ, from the coding sequence ATGAAACTGAAATCTTTACTTAATGTTGCTTTATCCGCTGCCGTTGCAGCATCCTTCATGATTGCGGGCTCCGCAACTGCAAGTACAACCAAAATCACCGGTGCCGGCGCCAGCTTTCCTGCACCAATTTACAGCGAATGGTTTAAAGACCTTGCCAAAAAAACCAATGGCGAAATCAGAGTGGACTACCAGTCCATCGGTTCAGGTTCCGGCATCAAAAACTTCATTGCACACACCGTTGATTTTGGTGCCAGTGACGCAGCCATGAAGCAGAGTGAAATTGATCAGGTACCCGAGGGTGTTCAGCTGTTGCCCATGACCGCAGGTGAAATTGTTCTTGCGTACAACCTTCCCGGCATTGACGGCCTCAAACTGCCCCGGGACGTATATCCCCAAATTTTCCTGGGCAAAATCACCAAATGGAATGACGCCAAAATCGTTGCCGCCAACCCCGGCGTAAAACTGCCTGACACGCCCATCACCGTTGTTGTCCGTTCCGACAAATCTGGTACGACCTTTGGCTTCACCGGCCATTTAAGCGCCATATCTTCTGATTTCAAATCTGCTGTAGGCCAGGGTAAAATGGTTCAATGGACCGCCCGCAACATGGTAAAAGGCAAAAAGAATGATGGTGTATCTTCCGCTGTCCGCCAGACCCCCGGCGCCATCGGTTACACCGAATACGGTTTTGCCAAGCTGAATAAACTGCCCACGGCATGCCTGGAAAACAAAACCGGCAAATTTGTATGCCCCGGACCTGAAGGTGGTGCTGCCGCACTTGCCAACGCTGTCCTGCCCGAAAACATGATCGTGTTTATCAATGATCCTGCAGGCGATGCATCCTACCCCATTGCAACCTTTACCTGGATGCTGCTCTACAAAAAGAACAAAAGCCCGGAATTGGCCGCAGCACTTCGCAAAATGGTTGAATACTGCCTGGATGAAGGTCAGAAAATTGCTGACAAAGCCGGTTATATCCCCCTTCCTGAAAGTGTCGTAGAAAAAGTTAGAGCCGCTTCTAAGAACATTCAGTAA
- the pstC gene encoding phosphate ABC transporter permease subunit PstC, with translation MADNEFLGNVGGRTLSKPPTPGDIFFDKSFRFLTRAFTWATIFLLAFIVYKIGGEALPAFPDLGIKFLFTSTWNSSQNIYGLLPQIWGTLYSSFLALLLGGFFGISIAIFITQDFLPYKIEIILKNIIELLAAIPSVVYGLWGIYVLIPLIRPFANFLHEYLGWIPFFSTRLSGLGLLPAALVLSIMILPTVAAISQDAFKAIPHKTKEAAFGMGTTRWEAILRVMLPTASGGIFGALVLGFGRALGETMALAMLVGSMSTVTLSILSPADTIAALLANTFPEADVGLETGALMYAACVLLLITLIVNIAGAVIVTKATPGGDKR, from the coding sequence ATGGCTGACAATGAATTTTTGGGTAATGTTGGTGGCAGGACATTATCCAAACCGCCCACCCCGGGCGACATTTTTTTTGACAAATCATTCAGATTCCTGACCCGGGCTTTTACCTGGGCCACCATTTTCCTGCTGGCGTTCATTGTCTATAAAATCGGCGGGGAAGCGTTGCCGGCTTTTCCGGACCTGGGAATCAAATTTTTGTTCACCTCGACCTGGAACTCAAGCCAAAATATATATGGTCTTCTTCCCCAGATTTGGGGAACACTCTACAGCTCATTTCTCGCCCTTCTTCTTGGTGGATTTTTCGGAATCAGCATTGCAATATTCATTACCCAGGATTTTCTTCCATATAAAATTGAAATTATATTAAAAAATATTATTGAACTGCTTGCCGCCATCCCAAGTGTTGTTTACGGGCTGTGGGGCATTTATGTTCTGATCCCGCTGATCCGTCCCTTTGCCAATTTCCTGCACGAGTACCTGGGCTGGATTCCTTTTTTCTCCACCCGGCTTTCGGGCTTAGGCCTTCTTCCGGCAGCGCTGGTTCTGTCCATTATGATCCTGCCCACGGTTGCAGCCATTTCCCAGGATGCTTTCAAGGCCATACCCCATAAAACCAAAGAAGCCGCCTTCGGCATGGGCACCACCCGCTGGGAAGCCATTTTGCGGGTTATGCTGCCCACGGCATCCGGTGGTATTTTCGGTGCCCTTGTACTGGGGTTTGGCCGGGCACTCGGTGAAACCATGGCCCTTGCCATGCTTGTCGGCAGTATGTCCACAGTTACGCTGTCCATCCTTTCCCCGGCAGACACCATTGCAGCGCTTCTGGCCAACACCTTTCCGGAAGCAGACGTTGGGCTTGAAACCGGTGCACTGATGTATGCCGCCTGTGTACTCTTGCTGATTACTCTGATCGTTAATATTGCAGGTGCTGTTATTGTTACCAAGGCAACACCTGGAGGAGATAAAAGATGA
- the tig gene encoding trigger factor: protein MQVKIEDQSSIKKVLSFEIPKETISKELNKAYAELKKKADIKGFRKGKIPRKVLENRFSADVHAEVAPRLIQEAFIEAVENHKLDIVGGPQLDPPELKPDAEYAFEITVEVKPELDDIDLQGLEIKKRLYEVAEGEIESQIYMLQKSMATKRKVEEERPVKEGDFVLIDYEGFLNGEAFEHAPKVENYVTAINREPLPKEFSEKLIGCIPVQDLEVEVVYDDDYHDENLKGKTIQYKVTLKEIQEEVLPEANDDLVKDLDQFETLEDVKASIRDNLEKGIVQRVKHEMSEQIFSQILEKIDFEVPQALVEGELDGIIAETEQAYAQNNTSLEDVGLSREIMQEKYRDVAEKQARRHLILDKIITQEKMELTDEELDAGFEEMAKAMSATKDAIKNFFNMDARQLEYYKHTQLEKKAIDLIIEKSNIIEVTPDDSQAAADVSTEEEGVQA from the coding sequence ATGCAGGTAAAAATCGAAGATCAGAGCAGTATTAAAAAAGTGCTTTCTTTTGAAATTCCTAAGGAAACAATTTCCAAAGAGTTGAATAAAGCCTATGCCGAGTTGAAAAAGAAGGCAGATATCAAAGGTTTTCGAAAAGGAAAAATTCCCAGAAAAGTGCTTGAAAACCGGTTTTCCGCAGACGTTCATGCCGAGGTTGCCCCGCGCCTGATCCAGGAGGCTTTTATTGAAGCTGTTGAAAATCATAAGTTAGATATTGTGGGCGGGCCTCAACTTGACCCCCCGGAACTCAAGCCGGATGCTGAATATGCGTTTGAGATCACTGTGGAAGTTAAACCTGAACTGGATGATATCGATTTACAAGGCCTTGAAATTAAAAAGAGGCTTTATGAAGTAGCCGAGGGCGAGATTGAAAGCCAGATATATATGCTGCAAAAGAGCATGGCTACAAAGCGGAAAGTTGAAGAGGAACGTCCGGTAAAAGAAGGTGACTTTGTTCTGATTGATTATGAAGGGTTTCTAAATGGAGAAGCCTTTGAGCATGCCCCTAAAGTTGAAAATTATGTTACCGCTATTAATAGGGAACCGTTGCCCAAGGAATTTTCTGAAAAACTTATCGGTTGCATTCCGGTTCAGGACCTGGAAGTTGAAGTGGTTTACGATGATGATTATCATGATGAGAATCTGAAAGGAAAAACCATTCAATATAAGGTTACACTCAAGGAAATCCAGGAAGAGGTGTTGCCCGAGGCCAATGATGACCTGGTAAAAGATCTTGACCAATTCGAAACCCTTGAAGATGTAAAAGCTTCCATCCGGGATAACCTTGAAAAGGGGATTGTTCAGCGGGTCAAGCATGAAATGAGTGAGCAGATTTTTTCCCAAATTCTTGAAAAAATAGACTTTGAAGTCCCCCAAGCCCTGGTTGAAGGTGAACTTGACGGTATTATTGCTGAGACGGAACAGGCCTATGCCCAGAATAACACCTCCCTTGAAGACGTCGGTTTGAGCCGGGAAATCATGCAGGAAAAATACAGGGATGTGGCTGAAAAACAGGCCCGCCGACATCTGATTCTGGATAAAATAATTACCCAGGAAAAGATGGAGCTTACTGATGAAGAGCTTGACGCCGGATTTGAAGAGATGGCCAAGGCCATGAGCGCGACAAAGGATGCCATCAAGAATTTTTTCAACATGGACGCGCGTCAGCTTGAATATTATAAACATACCCAGCTTGAAAAAAAGGCGATTGATCTTATAATAGAGAAAAGCAATATAATTGAAGTGACGCCGGATGATTCGCAAGCCGCCGCTGATGTATCAACTGAGGAAGAAGGTGTGCAAGCGTAA